From one Cyprinus carpio isolate SPL01 chromosome B3, ASM1834038v1, whole genome shotgun sequence genomic stretch:
- the LOC109072370 gene encoding deformed epidermal autoregulatory factor 1-like has translation MDGKSTIDSEQDSDSSSGSDWMSEMEKSKGKQGGKRKIREHDGKEKGAYSNKKKKNRSKSSPDLDEIFQEARNKTKLPVCCGKITGLIYKKRYENGEKCVSYKGKWITPRQFEKFGGKGNNKKWKSSIYYKSSNGLQQVPLEKLIQNRCLPQYGYPRKSSRQVTQTDRCGADSSSQRNVTRRKTPNHTKHFTGSKENNHRNRNEIPVCGNEEDTVLKGTVQLDSSSDESISVAERVKLNRREPVNLTETIIKKITEHIESTGNDTDSPAHPTDATEPAVAPVIDEADQTTDEAAAQLNFSDSPADATEPAVSPVIEETDQTTDEAAAQLNFSDSPADATEPAVSPVIEETDQTTDEAAAQLNFSDSPTDATEPAVSPVVDEADQTTDEAAAQLNFSDSPADWQKPVASEETEKIGQMQLIKCLENQFNNINNTLKSIDLSLKKLVEKQSQDTPPQYIFLIPADFENPQINSSVKEEQITEVVMT, from the exons ATGGATGGTAAATCAACCATAGATTCAGAGCAGGATTCGGACAGCTCTTCGGGATCTGACTGGATGAGTGAAATGGAAAAAAGTAAAGGAAAACAAGGAGGAAAAAGAAAGATTAGGGAACACGATGGCAAGGAGAAAGGAGCATATtccaacaagaagaaaaaaaatagaagtaaaaGCAGTCCAG ACCTGGACGAAATCTTTCAGGAGGCCAGAAATAAGACAAAACTTCCCGTCTGTTGTGGAAAAATCACTGGTcttatatacaaaaaaagatatGAGAATG GAGAGAAGTGcgtttcatataaagggaaatgGATTACACCCAGACAGTTTGAGAAGTTTGGAGGAAAGGGGAATAACAAGAAGTGGAAGAGTAGCATCTATTACAAGTCATCAAATGGCCTTCAACAAGTGCCATTAGAGAAACTCATACAA AATAGGTGTCTGCCACAGTATGGATATCCGAGGAAGTCATCTAGACAG gtgacacagacagatagatgtgGTGCAGACTCATCATCTCAGCGAAATGTGACAAGAAGAAAGACACCTAACCATACAAAAC ATTTCACTGGCAGTAAGGAAAACAATCACAGAAATAGAAATGAAATACCTGTGTGTGGAAATGAAGAAGACACAGTGCTGAAGGGAACAGTTCAGCTGG ACAGTTCTTCAGATGAGTCCATATCTGTTGCTGAAAGAGTCAAACTG AACAGGAGGGAACCTGTAAATTTAACTGAAACTATCATTAAAAAGATCACAGAACATATAGAATCTACTGGGAATGATACAG ACTCACCTGCTCATCCCACTGATGCTACAGAACCTGCAGTAGCTCCTGTCATAGATGAGGCAGATCAGACCACAGATGAAGCAGCAGCTCAGTTGAACTTCAGTGATTCTCCTGCTGATGCTACAGAACCTGCAGTATCTCCTGTCATAGAGGAGACTGATCAGACCACAGACGAAGCAGCAGCTCAGTTGAACTTCAGTGATTCCCCTGCTGATGCTACAGAACCTGCAGTATCTCCTGTCATAGAGGAGACTGATCAGACCACAGACGAAGCAGCAGCTCAGTTGAACTTCAGTGATTCTCCCACTGATGCTACAGAACCTGCAGTATCTCCTGTTGTAGACGAGGCAGATCAGACCACAGATGAAGCAGCAGCTCAGCTGAACTTCAGTGATTCTCCTGCTGACTGGCAGAAACCTGTTGCTTCTGAAGAGACTGAGAAGATAGGCCAGATGCAGTTAATTAAATGTCTGGAAAATCAGTTTAATAACATTAACAACACCCTGAAATCAATTGATTTGTCTTTGAAGAAGCTGGTGGAAAAACAGTCACAAGACACACCGCCTCAATATATCTTTCTAATTCCTGCTGATTTTGAAAATCCCCAGATTAACTCCTCAGTCAAGGAGGAGCAAATCACTGAAGTTGTAATGACATGA
- the LOC109072372 gene encoding uncharacterized protein LOC109072372: protein MAGCLYRIKYDNGEKCISCKGKWFTPGQFEEFGGKGHHKKWKGSIYYKPSNGLQQVKLLKLIQNGCLSEFGQLRESNRQVTQTDRDGANSVQNVTRRSELINSLKGFPESWKRLFSKTLEIPVCGIDKKTILPDSSSEESVSVAERVKMNRRESVILAETVSKKMTEPVESTANARDSSAPPTDATEPAVSPVIEEASQTTDEAAAQLNFSDSPAEWQNPVVSEETEKTSQMQLFEFLANQFNTINNTLQSIDLSLKKLVEKQSQNTLPQYISLTPAVIENPQINSLVKKEQITEVLNSQVD, encoded by the exons GAGAGAAGTGTATTTCATGTAAAGGGAAATGGTTTACGCCCGGACAGTTTGAGGAGTTTGGAGGAAAAGGGCATCACAAGAAGTGGAAGGGTAGCATCTATTACAAGCCATCAAATGGCCTTCAACAAGTTAAATTGCTGAAACTCATACAA AATGGGTGTCTTTCAGAATTTGGACAACTGAGAGAGTCAAATAGACAg GtgacacagacagatagagacgGTGCGAACTCAGTGCAAAATGTAACAAGGAGGAGTGAATTAATTAACTCCTTAAAAGGTTTTCCAGAGTCCTGGAAAAGACTGTTTTCCAAGACTCTGGAAATACCTGTGTGTGGAATTGACAAGAAAACAATCCTGCCGG ACAGTTCTTCGGAAGAGTCTGTATCTGTTGCTGAGAGAGTCAAAATG AACAGGAGAGAATCTGtgattttagctgaaactgtCAGTAAAAAGATGACAGAACCGGTAGAATCTACTGCCAATGCTAGAG ATTCATCTGCACCTCCCACTGATGCTACAGAACCTGCAGTATCTCCTGTCATAGAGGAGGCCAGTCAGACCACAGATGAAGCAGCAGCTCAGCTGAACTTCAGTGATTCTCCTGCTGAATGGCAGAATCCTGTTGTTTCTGAAGAGACTGAGAAGACCAGCCAGATGCAGCTATTTGAATTTCTGGCAAACCAGTTTAATACTATCAATAACACCCTACAATCAATTGATTTGTCTTTAAAGAAGCTGGTGGAAAAACAGTCACAAAACACACTGCCTCAATACATCAGTCTAACTCCTGCTGTTATTGAAAATCCCCAGATTAACTCCTTAGTCAAGAAGGAGCAAATTACGGAAGTTTTAAATAGTCAAGTAGACTAA